aactactgcttgtattttttccatagattgcgttgttgccgttctcttgttagtgttaatcagtttaaccatcagggtccaagttgaactatgcggttgttccctgtacttggaccggtacttctctctaggggtttcgtcatacttgttcctggttatggttatacactttgttgtacgtcgctctggataagagtgtctgccaaatgcctgtaatataatgtaatgtaatgtaatctaccGTGTTAACCTGCTTGCGTCCACGGAATACCGTGCTGAAATgagattttctatttttgttccccccccccccctacagaACGATCAAGGTGGAGGTTTACGACTGGGAAAGAGGCGGCAGGTAGGGGGCGCTCATCTCCTATCACTAACTGCGCTGTGACGGACCATCTAGCACAGGGCTAACCCgcgccctgctcctggagatctaccgtcctgtgagtgctcactccaaccctgacaaagcacacaCCCCATTCAGCAGCTAGGgatctttgttgagctgctgattagcagaatcgggtgtgccaaattaggggttgaaatgaagacctacagggatggcagatctccaggaacctGATTGGGCGGCCCTGTTCtagcattgtgatgtcacaagcaCTGCACTGACTTCCATCAATCCGCTCTCACACTCTCCTtcacttctcctcctcctcctcctcctcctcctccttcccgcTTGATATTCGTGGGGTAGCGTTAGCGGCTGCTAAAGGGGAAAAGCTAgcggtaaataaaaaaataactgcatggTGGCTGCATTAACATATAAGAAGGGCAAAGGGGAAAATTTGTAATTCAAAaaatgagggtttttttttagtcttttttttttttttttgcttaaatgGCACTCAAAAATCAAAAGCTGGCAGAACGCGGAGGCTAggctcacacctcacacactccgGCATGCTAAACAGGAGTTTGAGCGGTAATGTGCCGAGTCTCAGCGCACGCTCTTTGCCAGCTTTAATTCAGGCTGCTGTTTGATACGTGGCTGGCACCGTCTCCAGATTCTATCTccgggaaaaagaaaaagaaaaagaaaaaacaataaaaccgCTTTTTGCATTacatggggttttttttgcgtTGCTCTTCGCTAGCTAATTCGCTTCTTGGGCTActtaatttatgcattttctgattggttgaaaatGTAGCTGTCGGATTTAGGGTGCCCTCCGTCTCGCCCGACggcagacattttgtttctAAGCTGCAAATGGAAAGAGATACgcgatttgtttttgtttttttggggtggggggtggggggtgggcggggtcacgCTTCTCCCCGTTCTTCCTGCTGGACCTATCACAATTGGACGGTGTTCGAGCCGGAGCATACTTATCGACCGCTTATTAATTTGACTTGCCACAGGTCGAGCGACAGCCAAATCGCAAGGTAAGGAGCCGTCTATCTATctatcgccccccccccgagcgcaGTACAGCGGTAAGAGTGGAACGACGAAGAGCACTGACGGGAAATGGAAAGGCGAAGGGCTCTGAGAAGCGCCCGCCCTGCCCTCAGCTtccgagggggggggcagtaggcCTCATCGGCTCGCCTAGTAGACCGGGCggaaaaacattcacaaaatcGGTGGATAAAAGGGTGACCGTCGAGTTGACAGGAGGCTCTTAAAAACAAGCCGAAAGAGTGATGAAGAAAATGGCGGGAAaaagtctttaaaataaatttaaaaatttgaaaagaGACGGAGATTCGGACCTTGTCCGCAGCGGGCCGTTGGATTCGCGTGTACTCGCCTGCCTGACTGCGGCACTAaaactgggggggaaaaaaaaatatctgagaACTTgtcactgccccctccccttcccaaaTTCCCGTGATAGGATAAATGACAAACTGAGCACCCTGACACTTcgctttcttaaaaaaaaaaaaaaaaaccttcagccaatcagaatgcttGAACAGGAAATACCGGTACTAACAACCAATTGGCGCAGTACCAGCGGCAAACAGCCAATCGTTCGGGCATCAAAAGGAGAGCGAAATTCCCCAAGCCTCAGATCAATTTGTAGCCAAATCACTAAAGCTTGATAATCAAGATCAAGTTAATTTGGATCTCTGAACAAGGCTAATTGAATTGCCCCTGATTCCCATACAAAGCATGTACATTTTTACAGCTCTGACTGACTTTGAGACGACTAGAATCTGGGAGGAGAAAAATGCATAGAAATTACAGTGGCCCAAATGGCCCAGAAAGCACCAGTACACCTTGATGCATTGTTGAACGGGGCAGTCTGATTTCCTGTTATATCTACGACCGTAAAGTCTATGCCTGTCCCTTCTACCCTGGCAGCcttaaggctgttttatacttttgcGTAGTCTGCGTAGTTTGCGTTGTGTGCGGCACTCGCGAGCGGCCAGATCGTTTATACTTGTGCGGCATGCTGCACAGGTTGCACAGGCCACGTGATTGGACTTTGCTACTGACCGTTTATAGTTCAAAAGAAAATACCTTTATTCGTATTTCCAAACctactaaatactgcaccaatgaccacaaaaatgctcagctagaTGTAACCCGTTGCAACGAAGACGTTCACCTGACAAAAGCGCTTTTAACAGCATATTTAACGTCGCCTATCGGTTTTGCGAATCAGCTGTCGTGACCCGTTAGCCAGAGCCGTATGCCAGTGACCTCACGTCAGCggtcaaccaatcatcttcaTTACGGCGTATGCGGGCACTGGCTGCTAACTACGCGCTTTCAATTTCTCGAAGAGGTACGCGGCCTCGACGCGGCCGTAGTCTGCAGCCGTCGCACATGCCGCACGTTCCGCACGTTCCGCACGTTCCGCACGTTCCGCACAGCCCCTACGcagacccatttttacgtgTGCTATGCAGAAGCATAAGACGGCCTTTGCGCTGTGCGTTTGAAGCGCTCTGCTCTTTTCCCCGGCAGTCGGTAAAGGGAGCGTGTGTtattcacgtgtgtgtgtcctcagccACGACTTCATCGGAGAGTTCACCACCAGCTACAGGGAGCTGTCCCGGGGGCAGTCGCAGTTCAACGTGTACGAGGTGAGGGGGAGGGCCGCGCCCGTGCGGGAACCTGTGCAGCCATTAcatcacaaacacgcacgtgtgtacatgcacacccacacacatacacatgcacacccacacacatacacatgcacacccacacacataccgtctacacacccacacacatacacatgcacacccacacacataccgtctacacacccacacacatacacatgcacacccacacacataccatctacatacacacgcacgtatgtacatgcacacccacacacatacacatgcacacccacacacataccatctacatacacacgcacgtatgtacatgcacacccacacacatacacatgcacacccacacacataccgtctacacacccacacacagaccgtctacacacccacacacacacacatgcacacccacacacataccgtctacagacccacacacataccatcTACATGCACaggtatgtatatatacacacagacatgcctgtgtgcgtatgcatgcgtgtgcccgttgtgtgtgcctgcatgcacgTGCGCGCGCGTGGTGAGTATTCATGTTCTGACAGTCAGATGCAGACCTGTGAGCTGTAATCAAGACTTCGGTTTTCGAAGGCAGGCTTCTCTTACCCTGGTGTCCAGAGTGAGGTCACCCCTGAATTTGAATATTCCCTCTGGTGGATCCAGGCAACTGTGTGCCATCTGTTGGCATCCTTCTGCCCCCTTCTcccctccaccgccccccccccccaccccaaagtcATTTTACTTCCCTGCAGTGTCTTCCCCATTGGCCTAATGCTGCCATGGCATTAATCCAAAAAGGCCAGATTCAAagattgttgttgtttatttattatgtaacTCGTATTAGTGGAGCAGAGGATATTTTACCCAGAGTGCACCAAGCCGAAGCATCACCGATCTCCTGCTAGCACTGTGTCGCTAAGCGACCAGTGGGGCAGAGGGAACGCCATTGGGCGATCACCGGCCAGCGCCAGCTCTCCCCCTGTAGTACTCCGAGTCGCGGCCGGCCGTTTTCGAAacggaaggggggaaaaaaatgtccgttttgggaggtgggggggggccgcGGGGATGGATCTGTCTGCGCCGATCTACTGAAGAGTCGCTTGcgttgtataaataaaaaaaacacagacagcaaAGCGGTATTAAACAAAAGTCTGCTTTTCCCACAGGTGATAAATCCGAAGAAGAAagcgaagaagaaaaaatacctAAATTCTGGAACGGTGAGTAGAGtgatatcatttttatttattttttttcatcggAACACCCGAGAGATTCCCCTTGTGTCGCGTACACCGCTGTCACAGTTAGGATTCCCGGAGAAAACAATCACTTGTATTTCAGTCCTCCGACACCAAGGGGTCAGTAGAGAGCCATCCGTTTCAAGCCACGGGTCGAACGATCGTTTAGTTCCGCGCAGCAGTCGCCTCGGTCGATCGTTCAGTTGCCGCGCCGACGCGTGAGAAGCGTGTCTCCCGGCGTTCGTCGCGCGTCTGACGTGTGACGCGTTCTGGTCGGTCCCAAACTGAACGTTCTCAGCGATGACGGGCAAATTGCCGCTCGTGACCAATTAGCTCACACGACGCTGAAATAGATTTGGCCACCAGTGATTCCTTAACAAGAGCCGAGAGTGACTGAATGGTATGGTACGGTACTCCCAAAATGTCCGTCAAGGATGaacataatttttattattgttttgggATGTGTGCTGGCAAAGAAATGTCTACAAAAAGGCCAACAGACTTAATGAGAAATTTCCGTGAATGGTACCCTTGTCTCGCTGAATAGCTCCTGAAATTACAGTCCCTGTTCTCGTTCGACGTTTTGTTGTTTTCGTGAGAAGCTCGAGGTGTTCGCATGGATGTTCTACTTCTGTTCGTTTTTAGCACTCTgacatacaataataataacgatgTGTGAAAGGCATTGTTTTGCATGCATTGTCACGTTGCTCAGCCAGGAAATATTATTTCTGCTTCTAAATCCATtaaatgcgtgtgtgcgtttgtgtgtgcgtgtgtgtgtgtataaacgcgcacacacgtacaaaaTCTGCACTGATTGAAATTTACCTCTACGCACTCTGTCCTAAAGTATGATTTGTGCAGTTAAACAAGTATTGTtcagtaatattaataataaattattaataataagtaATTTTCTCCATTACAGTCACTTGGCTATTCTTGTAAGCGAAAATGAAGCATACTATATATACTATTATCCGAATACTATACACGCGTATACTCTCATCACATTTAATTGCATGCATCTTTCTCCACTTTAAAAAGCCACTGCTTCATACTGAGAAAATTAAGGGTGCATGTTTTGGGGTTTCGCATTTACAGTGAAAATCGTGTTAAGGTGTAAATCAGGTTTCCTCTGACACTTGATAAACCCGTAATGTACAAAACACTTTTCTCATTTGCAGTTCTGGAATTACATTGCAGAGATAACCGacacaaatatgtacaattatggacatttaaatagctttttaaaattttatctttttattcaaatttactTTTAAATGGCCTTCCGCAGATGTCATCCTTCACCCACCTTAACTTTAAAAGGCCTTTACAGCCGTTCTTTGACACAATGAGCAAAATCATTTGTGCTGTGAAGCGTATTCCTTTTGATAGCAGACTGTCAGTTTTCCATTGGCTAGTTTTGAaggtaagcccctcccctaaAGGTGTCCTGTGTCTACAGGTGACGCTGCTGTCCTTCCTTGTTGAGACCGAGGTCACGTTCCTGGATTACCTGAAAGGGGGGTAAGTGTTGGACACGTGCGTTCTCTGAATTGATGTGCTGCTAGGTTATGCCTTACCCAGTGCCTTATAAGCCTTCGCAGAGGCTTTATAAAGGCTTCATAAACGCTTATAACAAAATTCCAGTGGGCACATTCTGCTGGGTGACTCATAGCTGGCTATAGTGTTGCCCAGGGAGACAGAGCTACAGAAGACCATTTCCATTGTTGAATAAGCTCAGCCGCGGAGAAAGCGAGAATCGGCGTGCCAAATCGTCGTTTGATTGCTCGTGTCTGCCCCACTGCCCTCTCCGTCTCCGAGCGAGGGTCGGGAGCCGGGTCTATATCGGGAGAGCCTGGAATCCCGCAGGTAATAATTACCCGGCGGGAAGGAGCGAACCGAACCGTTTCTGATCGGGGCTGGGGCTCTGCCCCGCCGGCGTGCCCCAGGGGCCCCGCACCGGCCCGGTCAGGCGTGGCGGAGCGCACGCCCACTCCCCGCTCCGTCTtcattagaaagaaaaaaaacaaacaagaaaaaacccGAGTTTGCACCATGAAAGCAAAACAGCGTTTCGGTCTATATAAGAAAGAGGCGATTTGGACCTTTGGCgagacttggggggggggggggggtcctttaCTTCCTTCACTGTCAAAAGGTTAGTGCTAATTGATCAACCCCCCTTAATGACAACCCTTCTGTTCTGGTGTGCAAGGAACAGCTAGACTGGGAGAACTTCTCAGGAGAAactaaactgtgtgtgtgtgtgcgtgctgtatTCGCAAGCGTGTGCCCgcgagggcgtgtgtgtgtgttttcgcgATGTCGGTCCCCGCATTCCAAACAGTGGGTCCCGAGGGGCGGGCGTTTTTCTCTGACGCTGACGGCCGTCCGTCAGGAGGTGCGGAATAGATTTTAATAGATTTTAATACTCCGAAACGGGAGCGCCGGCTGACGGACAGCTGTCGGCCCGTGAAGCGTCCCGCGGTCGCCCGTCTGACGGACCCTTTCTCGCCCGCCCCCGACGGCACCGCCGGCTCGGAGGAGATACGAGTGTCTCGGCGCAGCCGTTGTCTTGGTGACGAATGAAAGCGTTCCGGAATGTAAATCCCACACCTCTTTATTAAAAGAGCaggcttttttggaatgttttcaaagtcggtgttctagaactccggcggcgattgtgacatcagcattagaatgttcagttaagaacattccaatcacatatttgtgatctttaATGCAGACAGTGCTTTAtagataaaatgcattattattatcattattattattatttgaatattCGCTGCCAAATGACGCAAGCTGCAGTATTTCAGTACACAAAGAGATGGCATGCATCGTCGTGGGCGCATTTGCAAGATTAGAAAAATCCAATATGGCCACCAAGTCATGCGGCAACTCCCAGCCGTGGTATTAAGCAGACCCTCCTGCAATATTGGAGGGAGAcaggtgcgtggggggggggaaggccaATAACCGACCCGGCGCGAGGAGGAGGGTGAAAAATGAGCCCGAACGAGGCGAGGCGGGAAAAACGTGCGCTTGGAtttaattgagttttttttccccgtcaTTCCACATAATGGCGTTACTGCCTAGAGGGCACCGCGAAAGaattgcgtgtgcgtgcgtgggtgtgtgtgtgtgtgtgtgcgcatgtgtgtgtgtgtgtgtgcgcgcgtgtgaacGTGCTTTGTCTGACGAAAAACGCTTTCCGTCTTTTTGCTCTTGCTTTTCAGGACGCAGATCAACTTCACCGTGGCGATCGACTTCACGGCCTCCAACGGTGAGTGCTTctgttgtttgtttaaatacaaaatggcgGCCATTACAATGTTTGTATCTCCGCGCGCGGCGGAACCGACTTCGCGCGTGTTAGCGTCCGCCATCGTCCGCGCGAAGCGGGGCCTGGGAGTCGAGCGGCGACGGCCGGTTTTCGTAACGACGAGGGGAAAAAACGCTAATCCGCTCGCCGTTGTTTTTCGCGAAGGCGACGCTTTATTTACGGCTTTTTAACGCATTAGCGACGGCGTTCTCTGCCGTTCACGTGCTAGTTCTCCTGTAATTCGTTCTTTTTCTGAGCTGACGGGCGAAAGGTTCAGGGGGTGGTTCCTTTTGAAGTCCAGCAGAAGACAgtcggagggaaaaaaaaaaaaacggctaaAAGCCACTTGTCCTCGTACAAAAAAATAGCGCAATTATCACGAAACTCAtcctttccttttgttttcagagCCGTGTGTGGGGCGTGCTCTGCTTGTAGACACCTTCAGCATTTAAGAATGCAGCATTTTAGCATTGAATAAAAAGCAGTGCACAGTCCCCTATGTATTCTAGCATTGAGGAAATACCGTAGTAGGCAGTCTCATAGATTTAGCAGTACAGAACACTGCAGTCCACAGTGTCTTATAGATCTTATAGGTCTTAGTATTGCAATATGTGTACAGTGTTCGGAGTACAGTGTTGTATGTTTTGAGCTCGTCCCTCTCGCCCCCCGCGCAGGTCACCCGGCCCAGCCCACGTCGCTGCACTACATGAGCCCCTACCAGCTGAACGCCTACGGCATGGCGCTCAAGGCCGTGGGCGAGATCATCCAGGACTACGACACCGACAAGATGTTCCCGGCGCTGGGCTTCGGCGCCAAGCTTCCCCCGGACGGCCGCGTCTCCCACGAGTTCGCGCTggtgagcccccccccgccggatCGAGATCCTCGCCCGCCTCTCTTGGTTTCACCGTTTCCTTGGAGAGGCGGACTGgttcccccccccaagccctgTCCTTCGGCTCTGAGCAACAGTCTCTGTAAAATCTGACAGTTCAGCTGCGCTCTCGATCGTTTAGTTATGCCTGGCGGCTACGGGCTGGCGGAGGGGGGCGCGAGACGGACTGGCGCTGGAGCCGGCCGGCATCGGCGCCGAGCCCGAGACCGCACAGAGGCTCCCGCCACAGAGAGCCCGTCCGTCACCGCCCGGCGGGGCCCGTCTCCCGGCAACGCTCGTCTCCGTGGGAACATTCCGGAACGCCGGCATCCGGAGGAGAGCGCGCGGGGGCTCGCGGCGTGAAGCCCGCTTGCGTCCGTCTCTCCGGCGCGCGCCCCTGAAGTATTGACGAGTCTGttcttctcccccctcctttaattccctcccccccacccaccccccccacccagaacGGGAACCCGCAGAACCCCTACTGCGCCGGGATCGACGGCGTGATGGAGGCCTACTACCAGAGCCTGAAGAGCGTCCAGCTGTACGGCCCCACCAACTTCTCGCCCGTCATCAACCACGTGGCCAGGTAAGGCGCCGCGGCCGCGACTCCCGTTCAGTTAGTACTCACTCCAAAGCTTTTATGATTCAGTCAGTACTCATTCCAAAATGGTTCCCGTTCAGTTGGTACTCACCCCAAGGCTTTTAGGATTCAGTCAGTATTCAGTCCAAAACGGTTCCCGTTCAGTAAATAACTATTCCAAATCTTTTATGATTCAGTCAGTGCTCAGTCCCAAAAAAACAGTCCCCTGATGGGGCGGAGGCGACCTCTAAACGCCGGCTCGGGGGTCCCCCTGAGAAGGGCGAACGTGACCGCCCCGGTGTCCTGGCGCTGCTCGCAGCTCGGAGGCTGTCGGCCATTTTAATGAGTTAATCAACGAGCGTGAGGGCAAAGACTTTCATTAGCTaagcatgctctctctctccctctccctctctccctctctccctctctctctctctctcgctccctccctctctctctctctctcgctccctcgctccctccctccctctccttcagtAGAAGCAGAACACTAAATGGGAGCCCGTGTTTAATATTCATTTGCGTGCAGCTTTGGCAGTGCATTCGGCTACACGGTGCCAATAAAGCGTCCCTCAACTGGATTGGATTGAAACGGAGCTTTTATTACCCGGGCGCTCATTAGCGGGGAGTGTCTGCGGACTGGCAGCGGACCGCCAGACGCCGCTGATGAAAAATTCCCATGATCCCTCGGATCGATCCCGTCTCCGCGCGGCGCCGGCCGGCCGACGGCTCCCAGGACTCAagcgcgggggggcgggcgggggattattcatttttttcgcAGCCTCCGCTGGTACCGAGACGCCTCGGTCGTCCCCCGGAAATCGATGCTAGCTAGCCGCGGCGGCCGGAGCGCGCGCTACATCGATCGCGCTCGTCCTGTCGGCGTGGCGACGGCCAGGTGCCGCCCCGGCGTAATTAAAAGCCTTTGTGAAATCCAGCGCGCGCCACGGCGGCTAGCGGCTAGACAGGAAAACAGCTAACGGGCTgattacacacagacccagaATGCCAATATCGCTGCAAACCGCAAAGGCTTAGAAAAAGTACTCGTGTGGAAAATGCGGCGGGGTAAATAAAGATTAGATTTGCTCGCCTCGTTCGGCCAGGCCGCGTCGCCTGTCCGCGTTTGATGCTGCTGCGGCGCTAAGCCGATTGCTCGCGCTTTCCGTGATCCGCACGTCAATTGGTCAGATCGCTCTAGCGGCCACCATCTCGTGAACCCGAAAGGACAAAGAACAAGTTGGCGACAAAACCAGTCTTCTGATGTGGCATTGTACTACAATCCCCATCATGCATTTCAACCGACACCTCACAAAGAAGTCTTTGCAACGAGCGCATAGATAAATGCAAACGCGCGCGCACACCCACGCGCGCTTCGCCACTGTCACACGAAAAACTCCCATGATCCAATTCAggttccatttatttttaataataatttttttccctttgaacACCTTACGCCCACGTTCTGTACTTCGATGAAGGCAGTTGCGTTCAAAGCTCCCTATTGGTAAAAAAGTACGACCGGTACTAATCCCGTCCCTGTCTGTCATCGAACGGTTCCCCCTGCAGTTTCACGCTGGCGGAAACCATGGCTACGCTTCCACATGACAACAGGAAATAGAACCCGGTGGTTGCCATTCGCATTATAGCATCGCTCACTCCAATACAGTTCCTGCTCAGTTGGTGCTCATTCCAAAGCTTTTCTGATTCATTCAGTACTCATTCCGATAGTGTTCCTGTTCAGTCGGTACTGATTCCAAAGCTTTTCTGATTGATTCAGTACTCATTCCGATAGTGTTCCTGTTCAGGCAGTGCTCACTCCGAAGCTTTCCGATTCAGTCAGTActcagtccaaaaaaaaacggTTCCCCGTTCGGTCAGTATTCAGATTGTGTACTGACCCTTTCCCGTCCCCGCCCAGGTACGCCGCCTCGGTGGAAGACGGCACGCAGTActtcatcctcctcatcatcaccgACGGGGTCATCTCGGACATGGCGCAGACCAAGGAGGCCATCGTCAACGTAAGAGCCTACGCCGCCCCGTGTACCGGCGAAGCTCACCGGCACATCGGAGCCTTTCGCTGGgctatacatatatgtatatatgcaatatGACTCTGAGCTGTAACTTAACGCTGACCAGTAACAACGGGTTGCGCTTTGGCAAGATGAATTTCTGAAACCGCAGCTAGCGTTTGGGAgcgctggagggggagggactgGCGCAGGGGTTgggcgttgtgtgtgtgcggtggcgCCGGGAACGCGGAACGAGTGGAAAATGAATCagagagattttgtttttttgacaaattCGTCAATCATTCTGCCACAGCGGGCGGAGAAATGTAATTAACGGAAGGAAGAAAAGCTTTCTCCGgctcttgtaaaaaaaaattataataattttttttttaaaaagctagtTTATAATCTGTCAAGAGAAGCAGAGTTTCAGCTGAAACTGTTTACACGCCAAAGTCAGAGactgaagctctctctctctctctgccctcggCTCTGTGATTGTAACACACTCAGAGACTCTGTGAGTCATGTACACTCATTTGAATCTTACATTGAATCTTTGACTAC
The Anguilla rostrata isolate EN2019 chromosome 19, ASM1855537v3, whole genome shotgun sequence genome window above contains:
- the LOC135245900 gene encoding copine-8-like isoform X5; its protein translation is MSTARAPTCQSMGIPGKRCGTIIVKAEEINNCRELVLMQFCGNKLDKKDFFGKSDPFLVFYRSNEDGTFTICHKTEVVKNTLNPVWQAFKIPVRALCNGDYDRTIKVEVYDWERGGRSSDSQIASHDFIGEFTTSYRELSRGQSQFNVYEVINPKKKAKKKKYLNSGTVTLLSFLVETEVTFLDYLKGGTQINFTVAIDFTASNGHPAQPTSLHYMSPYQLNAYGMALKAVGEIIQDYDTDKMFPALGFGAKLPPDGRVSHEFALNGNPQNPYCAGIDGVMEAYYQSLKSVQLYGPTNFSPVINHVARYAASVEDGTQYFILLIITDGVISDMAQTKEAIVNAACLPMSIIIVGVGPAEFDAMVELDGDEVRITSRGRRAERDIVQFVPFRDYVDRTGNSVLSMARLAKDVLAEIPDQFLSYMRTRGFKPQPAPPPYTPPGELHTQI